One window from the genome of Phycisphaerales bacterium encodes:
- a CDS encoding spondin domain-containing protein — protein sequence MNRTTTMMLGLAALTAAPALAQTVEIRIENLQEPGGMAFTPFWVGFHDNTFDVFDAGTAATGGITAIAELGDTGPLSARFAMEQPMGVDATFADPSGPPVFSPGESASMVFDVGDATRNRYFNYASMVVPTNDLFVGNDSAREIFDADGNFLGPVTIDIFGRSVYDNGTEVNDITDGPAFVAGIDATGGTREFEDIQFFFSRPGADAYLASIIGTTTAPGDEITRVFTEGDLIGRITIVPAPGVGAVGLLAGMGLIARRRR from the coding sequence ATGAACCGAACGACCACGATGATGCTCGGCCTGGCGGCGCTGACGGCCGCGCCGGCGCTGGCACAGACCGTCGAGATCCGCATCGAGAACCTCCAGGAGCCCGGCGGCATGGCCTTCACGCCGTTCTGGGTTGGCTTCCACGACAACACGTTCGACGTGTTCGACGCGGGGACCGCCGCCACGGGTGGGATCACGGCCATCGCCGAGCTCGGCGATACGGGCCCGCTGAGCGCCCGCTTCGCGATGGAGCAGCCCATGGGCGTCGATGCGACGTTTGCCGATCCGAGTGGCCCGCCCGTGTTCAGCCCGGGCGAGAGCGCCTCGATGGTGTTCGACGTGGGCGACGCGACCCGCAACCGCTACTTCAACTACGCCTCGATGGTCGTGCCCACCAATGACCTGTTCGTCGGCAACGACAGCGCGCGCGAGATCTTCGACGCCGACGGAAACTTCCTCGGCCCGGTCACGATCGACATCTTCGGCCGCAGCGTGTACGACAACGGCACCGAGGTCAACGACATTACCGATGGCCCGGCGTTCGTCGCCGGCATCGACGCGACCGGAGGCACGCGCGAATTCGAGGACATCCAGTTCTTCTTCTCGCGGCCGGGCGCCGACGCGTACCTCGCGTCGATCATCGGAACGACGACCGCTCCGGGCGACGAGATTACCCGCGTGTTCACCGAGGGCGACCTCATCGGCCGCATCACGATCGTGCCCGCGCCGGGCGTGGGCGCCGTCGGGCTGCTCGCGGGCATGGGCCTGATCGCCCGCCGCCGGCGCTGA
- a CDS encoding ankyrin repeat domain-containing protein — protein MPTRTLLVLGLALAGGLSASVGIAWLRASLWGMGWRGNDWVSYHGSDTGIVGGYPVSPLGAFSVTELRTTASTDRIVRWVEPRWASDPPYERPLPDWSIVHDGPPDEMDRPYAVERAYGWPLRCVRVSWGFCQEDASFPGEAMRGGVLIEEVMWGKTSVHGSVQPDLNRIRIEERRALPLVPIWSGLAANAVVLSTPWLVLVVLLATPGTFVRWRRRRRGRCVACDYPCPEGAVVEPDRCPECGLAYGTHVPAWGWRSLTLLVLLVGASWATTLGFGIWRAVEREPLPATHLAAVEDDGEAIRRQAALGLPIDEELTRGVWTIGYLLSQGRPLAWAATRGSTDAVSALIEAGADVDADRGLALQRAAQRGHADACRLLLRAGADPRLEARNRGSALSYALGSGDARTIATFVELAQPSDEWLLAAYVHTSQDMLESHLGSREWSDDQLESAVLGAAKSGRVESLRTLLAHGALPDSWEHLLLAAVESGSAEAVAVLVDAGASTTNDASRAPTWTSLAAAVQRGDATMVELVLQAGGDPGAFGYPGETAMHVAARTAPIEVVDLLISTGTPLNQAPRSAGTPLMCAVEYRRLDVIERLLGAGADPAVRNAQGRTALEIARGYETEYVTVRPAPPEIIRALEEAMEAF, from the coding sequence GTGCCAACAAGGACGCTGCTGGTGCTGGGCCTGGCATTGGCCGGGGGACTATCGGCCAGCGTGGGGATCGCGTGGCTGCGTGCGTCGCTGTGGGGCATGGGGTGGCGCGGGAACGACTGGGTCTCCTACCACGGCTCGGACACCGGCATCGTCGGCGGCTATCCGGTGTCGCCGCTCGGGGCGTTCTCCGTCACCGAATTGCGCACGACCGCTTCGACCGATCGGATCGTCAGATGGGTGGAGCCGCGGTGGGCGAGCGATCCTCCTTACGAGCGGCCGCTGCCGGACTGGAGCATCGTGCACGACGGGCCGCCAGACGAAATGGACCGCCCGTACGCCGTCGAGCGTGCCTACGGCTGGCCGTTGCGCTGCGTGCGCGTGTCGTGGGGGTTCTGCCAGGAAGACGCGTCCTTTCCGGGAGAAGCAATGCGGGGCGGCGTGCTCATCGAGGAAGTAATGTGGGGCAAGACCTCGGTGCATGGGTCCGTCCAGCCCGACCTCAATCGAATCCGCATCGAAGAACGCCGAGCACTGCCGCTCGTGCCAATCTGGAGCGGGCTGGCGGCGAACGCCGTGGTGTTAAGTACGCCGTGGCTGGTGCTGGTGGTGCTGCTCGCGACGCCGGGCACGTTCGTCCGGTGGCGCCGGCGACGACGCGGGCGATGCGTGGCCTGCGACTATCCGTGTCCTGAGGGCGCGGTGGTGGAGCCGGACCGCTGCCCTGAGTGCGGCCTGGCGTACGGCACGCACGTGCCCGCCTGGGGATGGCGGAGCCTCACGCTGCTCGTGCTTCTCGTGGGTGCATCTTGGGCGACCACCCTTGGCTTCGGCATCTGGCGCGCCGTCGAGCGCGAGCCCCTCCCGGCAACGCACCTGGCGGCGGTCGAGGACGACGGCGAGGCGATCAGGCGGCAAGCCGCACTGGGCTTGCCAATCGATGAGGAGTTGACGCGGGGCGTCTGGACGATCGGATACCTGCTCTCGCAGGGTCGACCGCTGGCCTGGGCCGCCACGCGGGGATCGACCGATGCCGTCTCGGCGCTGATCGAGGCAGGGGCCGATGTTGATGCCGATCGAGGCCTGGCGCTTCAACGCGCGGCCCAGCGCGGGCACGCCGACGCGTGCCGGCTGCTCCTCCGCGCTGGCGCCGATCCGCGTCTGGAGGCACGCAATCGCGGAAGTGCGCTCTCGTACGCGCTCGGTTCGGGCGACGCGCGCACGATCGCCACCTTCGTCGAACTTGCCCAACCGTCCGATGAATGGCTCCTCGCGGCGTACGTGCACACCAGCCAAGACATGCTCGAATCGCATCTCGGATCGCGCGAATGGAGCGACGACCAACTCGAGAGCGCCGTGCTCGGGGCTGCCAAGTCCGGCCGGGTCGAGTCGCTCCGGACCTTGCTCGCCCACGGTGCTCTCCCTGATTCGTGGGAGCACTTGCTCCTCGCGGCAGTCGAATCGGGCTCCGCGGAGGCCGTGGCCGTGCTGGTCGATGCTGGAGCCTCGACGACCAACGATGCTTCTCGCGCGCCGACATGGACTTCGCTGGCCGCTGCCGTGCAGCGAGGCGACGCGACAATGGTCGAGTTGGTGCTGCAAGCCGGCGGAGATCCGGGCGCCTTCGGCTATCCGGGCGAGACCGCGATGCACGTGGCCGCCCGCACCGCGCCGATCGAGGTCGTCGACCTGCTGATCTCGACGGGCACGCCGCTGAACCAGGCCCCTCGATCCGCGGGCACGCCGCTGATGTGTGCGGTGGAGTACCGGCGGCTGGACGTTATCGAGCGTTTGCTGGGGGCCGGCGCCGACCCGGCCGTGCGGAACGCGCAGGGCCGCACGGCGCTCGAGATCGCCCGCGGGTACGAGACCGAATACGTAACGGTCCGCCCGGCACCGCCAGAGATCATCCGCGCACTTGAAGAAGCGATGGAGGCCTTCTAA
- a CDS encoding glycosyltransferase, with the protein MIFVTVGAQMAFDRMVRAVDQWAGETGRTDVFAQIGPAEYTPQHVEHAGFLEPPQFAERARAADVIVAHAGMGSIITALTLGKPILVMPRRGDLRETRNDHQVATAKRLSELGKVAVAMDEDELIERLGRLEELTASGAIGPHAQDSLIAAVRGVVFPTQDR; encoded by the coding sequence GTGATCTTCGTGACCGTGGGCGCCCAGATGGCGTTCGATCGCATGGTCCGTGCGGTCGATCAATGGGCGGGCGAGACCGGCCGCACGGACGTCTTCGCCCAGATCGGCCCGGCCGAGTACACGCCGCAGCACGTCGAGCACGCGGGGTTCCTGGAGCCGCCGCAGTTCGCCGAGCGGGCCCGGGCGGCCGACGTCATCGTGGCCCATGCGGGCATGGGCTCCATCATCACGGCGCTCACGCTGGGCAAGCCAATCCTGGTCATGCCCAGGCGGGGCGACCTTCGCGAGACCCGCAACGATCATCAAGTCGCCACCGCCAAGCGGCTCAGCGAGCTGGGCAAGGTGGCGGTGGCGATGGATGAAGACGAACTCATCGAGCGTCTCGGGCGTCTTGAGGAACTCACCGCCTCGGGCGCGATCGGGCCCCATGCCCAGGATTCGTTGATCGCCGCCGTTCGGGGCGTGGTGTTTCCTACGCAGGACCGATAG
- a CDS encoding nucleotide sugar dehydrogenase, translating to MSEATMDATAAAALKARLEANTALVGVIGLGYVGLPLAASLHDGGLPVLGLDVDPSKIESLGRGENYLKHLGDDMTRSLAGSERFEATNDFSRLADADVIIVCLPTPLGKHHEPDLSYVVIAGEQIGRTLRAGQLIVLESTTYPGTTRGEFLEAIEREAAERGVRLECGKDYFVAYSPEREDPGRQSHTTSTIPKLVGGLDEASTDLAMQMYAKGIENLHRVDSAEVAEAAKLLENIFRAVNIAMVNEMKLILTRMGIDVWKVIQAASTKPFGFMPFYPGPGLGGHCIPIDPFYLTWKAREFGHVTRFIELAGEINHAMPAYVVDRLATALNQQGKPVHGSRVLVLGLAYKPDVDDTRESPSFEVIELLRERGASVDYSDPHVPKTMPVRKHDLQMHSVDLTPENLGTYDAVVVVTNHKAFDYAAVAKHAALVVDTRNAMSPHAERMGDRLVKA from the coding sequence ATGAGCGAAGCGACGATGGACGCAACGGCAGCGGCGGCATTGAAGGCCAGGCTCGAGGCGAACACCGCCCTCGTGGGCGTCATCGGTCTTGGGTACGTGGGCCTGCCGCTGGCGGCGAGCCTGCATGACGGCGGGCTGCCCGTTCTGGGGCTCGACGTCGATCCATCCAAGATCGAGTCGCTCGGCCGCGGCGAAAACTACCTCAAGCACCTGGGCGACGACATGACTCGCTCGCTGGCCGGCAGCGAGCGTTTCGAGGCGACCAACGACTTCTCGCGGCTGGCCGATGCGGACGTGATCATCGTGTGCCTGCCCACGCCGCTGGGAAAGCACCACGAGCCCGACCTGAGCTACGTCGTGATTGCCGGCGAGCAGATCGGCCGCACGCTGCGTGCCGGACAGCTCATCGTGCTCGAATCGACGACCTATCCCGGCACGACGCGGGGCGAATTCCTCGAGGCCATCGAGCGCGAGGCTGCCGAGCGCGGCGTGCGGCTCGAGTGCGGCAAAGACTACTTTGTCGCCTATTCGCCCGAGCGCGAGGACCCGGGCCGCCAGAGCCACACGACCAGCACCATCCCCAAGCTCGTCGGCGGGCTCGATGAGGCGTCGACCGACCTTGCCATGCAGATGTACGCCAAGGGCATCGAGAACCTGCACCGCGTCGACAGCGCCGAGGTGGCCGAAGCCGCCAAGCTGCTTGAGAACATCTTCCGCGCCGTCAACATCGCGATGGTCAACGAGATGAAGCTCATCCTGACGCGGATGGGCATCGACGTGTGGAAGGTCATCCAGGCGGCCAGCACCAAGCCCTTCGGATTCATGCCCTTCTACCCGGGCCCGGGGCTCGGCGGGCACTGCATCCCGATCGACCCCTTCTACCTGACGTGGAAGGCGCGAGAGTTCGGGCACGTCACGCGCTTCATCGAGCTGGCCGGCGAGATCAACCACGCCATGCCCGCGTACGTGGTGGATCGCCTGGCGACGGCGCTCAACCAGCAGGGCAAGCCCGTCCACGGGTCACGGGTGCTCGTGCTGGGGCTGGCGTACAAGCCCGACGTCGATGACACGCGGGAGAGTCCGTCGTTCGAGGTCATCGAGTTGCTCCGCGAGCGCGGGGCGAGCGTCGACTACAGCGATCCGCACGTGCCCAAGACCATGCCCGTCCGCAAGCACGACCTGCAGATGCACTCGGTGGACCTGACCCCCGAAAACCTCGGGACGTACGACGCCGTCGTCGTGGTCACCAATCACAAGGCCTTCGACTACGCCGCCGTGGCCAAGCACGCGGCGCTGGTGGTCGACACCCGCAATGCCATGTCGCCCCACGCCGAACGCATGGGCGACCGGCTCGTCAAGGCCTGA
- a CDS encoding glycosyltransferase, with product MAALASTRTPESITSPGPLRAFDGVVCFGGVDWWYHNRGHYDLQMMRELSAHVPVLYVNSIGMRVPRPGKGGMFARRVIRKLKSFSHGLTRVRDSFWVLSPVVAPAGLGAGVNERALAMQVRRAARKAGITNPLVWVACPPGQPVVDALDPVGVVYQRTDRFEEYRGVDPQRISRFDRLLKERADVTLFCSSWLMDQERSQPRASAFVDHGVDYAPFEAAGLGETPPPADTADLPRPVVGFVGGIDAHTFDPELFLEVARAVPEATFMLVGGCSLPEGWCTLPNVRLLGQRPYDEVPGYMAAADVLIMPWNRSEWIRACNPVKLKEYLAVGRPIVSTAFPELERYEGLVRVGTTADEFARQVREALAESFDPAPGRDRVREQTWTAKADAVLDALRDCGIAKAVAS from the coding sequence GTGGCGGCGCTGGCCAGCACACGCACGCCCGAATCGATTACCAGCCCGGGACCGCTGCGCGCGTTCGATGGCGTGGTCTGCTTCGGCGGCGTCGACTGGTGGTACCACAATCGCGGGCACTACGACCTGCAAATGATGCGCGAGCTCAGCGCGCACGTGCCGGTCTTGTACGTCAACTCCATCGGCATGCGCGTGCCCAGGCCCGGCAAGGGCGGCATGTTTGCCCGGCGCGTGATCCGCAAGCTCAAGAGCTTCAGCCACGGGCTGACGCGGGTACGCGACTCGTTCTGGGTGCTCAGCCCGGTCGTCGCGCCGGCGGGGCTCGGCGCGGGCGTCAACGAGCGGGCGCTGGCGATGCAAGTCCGCCGCGCCGCGCGCAAGGCCGGCATCACGAACCCGCTGGTCTGGGTCGCCTGCCCGCCGGGCCAGCCCGTGGTCGACGCGCTCGACCCCGTCGGCGTGGTCTACCAGCGCACCGACCGGTTCGAAGAGTACCGCGGCGTCGACCCGCAGCGCATCTCGCGGTTCGATCGGCTGCTCAAGGAGCGAGCCGACGTCACGCTCTTTTGCTCGAGTTGGCTGATGGACCAGGAGCGCAGCCAGCCGCGAGCGTCGGCCTTCGTCGACCACGGCGTCGACTACGCGCCGTTCGAGGCGGCGGGCCTGGGCGAGACACCGCCACCAGCAGACACCGCCGACTTGCCGCGCCCGGTCGTGGGCTTCGTGGGCGGCATCGACGCGCACACGTTCGATCCCGAGCTATTCCTCGAGGTCGCCCGGGCCGTGCCGGAGGCGACGTTCATGCTCGTCGGGGGCTGCAGCCTGCCCGAAGGCTGGTGTACGCTGCCCAACGTGCGACTCCTGGGCCAACGCCCCTACGACGAGGTCCCCGGCTACATGGCGGCGGCCGACGTGCTGATCATGCCGTGGAACCGAAGCGAGTGGATCCGCGCGTGCAACCCCGTGAAGCTCAAGGAGTATCTGGCGGTGGGCCGGCCCATCGTGAGCACGGCGTTCCCGGAGCTCGAGCGGTACGAGGGGCTGGTGCGGGTGGGCACGACGGCCGACGAGTTCGCCCGGCAGGTGCGCGAGGCGCTGGCCGAGTCGTTCGACCCCGCGCCCGGACGAGACCGGGTCCGCGAGCAGACGTGGACGGCCAAGGCGGACGCCGTGCTTGATGCGCTGCGGGACTGTGGCATCGCGAAGGCGGTCGCATCATGA
- a CDS encoding exosortase/archaeosortase family protein, which produces MTTATTTIPANERRTAWSGGRLAWLAVLLVLAVLAALPSWHNVIDLALRSDEYSHMLLVLPVVGLLLWQRRERLAAVTPRYCLWGGALALLGVAMDFVGFATQIDLVKDLGMVAMFVAPVVAVAGWRWPLAALPAFGALLFLVPVPGRIRQRIALPLQDTSASITQWFMDIIGQPVTRMGNVLQINGVDVAVAEACNGMRMVVALALVTYAFVFSMPLRPWARITLLLVSPLVAVFVNVLRLIPTVLFYGHLDREAADFAHDVSGWVVLIIALGVLWGSVALARWMELPIEHEPGKPR; this is translated from the coding sequence ATGACGACCGCGACGACGACCATCCCGGCGAACGAGCGTCGGACTGCCTGGTCCGGCGGTCGCCTGGCGTGGCTTGCCGTGCTGCTCGTGCTGGCGGTGCTGGCGGCGCTGCCGAGTTGGCACAACGTGATCGACCTGGCGCTCCGCAGCGACGAGTACTCGCACATGCTGCTGGTGCTTCCCGTGGTCGGGCTGCTCTTGTGGCAGCGGCGGGAGCGGCTCGCGGCCGTCACGCCGCGGTATTGCCTGTGGGGTGGCGCCTTGGCGCTCCTGGGCGTGGCGATGGACTTCGTCGGCTTCGCGACGCAGATCGACCTCGTCAAGGACTTGGGCATGGTGGCGATGTTCGTCGCCCCTGTGGTCGCCGTCGCGGGATGGCGATGGCCGCTGGCCGCACTGCCGGCGTTCGGCGCCCTGCTGTTCCTGGTGCCGGTGCCCGGCCGGATCCGCCAGAGGATCGCGCTGCCTCTCCAGGATACCTCGGCGAGCATCACGCAGTGGTTCATGGACATCATCGGCCAGCCGGTCACGCGGATGGGCAACGTCCTGCAGATCAACGGGGTCGACGTCGCCGTGGCCGAGGCGTGCAACGGCATGCGCATGGTCGTGGCGCTGGCGCTCGTCACGTACGCGTTCGTCTTCTCGATGCCGCTCCGCCCGTGGGCCCGCATCACGCTGCTGCTCGTGAGCCCGCTGGTGGCCGTCTTCGTCAACGTGCTTCGACTGATCCCGACGGTGCTGTTCTACGGGCACTTGGATCGCGAGGCGGCCGACTTCGCCCACGACGTGAGCGGGTGGGTCGTGCTGATCATCGCCCTGGGCGTGCTTTGGGGTTCGGTTGCCCTGGCGCGATGGATGGAACTTCCCATCGAACACGAGCCGGGCAAGCCGCGTTAG
- a CDS encoding exosortase-associated EpsI family protein produces the protein MRPRERKPTSVFLAAPLTAVVLAAMAVYSIMAIRPAGSEAYFREVREAIEALPVTIEGYRGVDRQPLAASVELLRPNKLLQRQYEHPLTGATFSILVVHCGDVRDMMGHYPPVCYPSNGWDVIEAEGESIERSRGGPIPVTRYRVTRDDGTASFARVIANTFVVPRADSPLGRDDGVLDTVTRTRWSSGLGAAQVQIITDAQMDGQTRERIERAVADELQGLIDAVARPREGEGEQS, from the coding sequence ATGCGTCCTCGCGAACGAAAGCCCACTTCGGTCTTCTTGGCCGCTCCGTTGACGGCCGTCGTGCTGGCGGCGATGGCCGTGTACTCGATCATGGCGATTCGTCCCGCAGGCAGCGAGGCTTACTTCCGCGAGGTTCGCGAGGCCATCGAGGCGCTGCCGGTCACCATCGAGGGCTATCGGGGCGTCGACCGGCAGCCTCTGGCCGCCTCGGTCGAGCTCTTGCGGCCCAACAAGCTGTTGCAGCGGCAGTACGAGCACCCGCTGACCGGGGCGACGTTCTCCATCCTCGTCGTACACTGCGGGGATGTTCGGGACATGATGGGGCACTACCCGCCGGTGTGCTATCCGAGCAACGGTTGGGACGTCATCGAAGCCGAGGGTGAGTCGATCGAGCGTTCGCGGGGCGGTCCGATACCCGTGACTCGCTACCGGGTGACCCGCGACGACGGGACGGCCAGCTTTGCCCGGGTAATCGCGAACACGTTCGTGGTGCCACGTGCCGATAGCCCCTTGGGGCGCGATGATGGCGTCCTCGATACCGTGACTCGGACCAGGTGGAGTTCGGGGCTCGGGGCGGCCCAGGTCCAGATCATCACCGATGCCCAGATGGACGGCCAGACACGCGAGCGGATCGAGCGTGCCGTGGCCGACGAGCTGCAAGGATTGATCGACGCGGTGGCCCGGCCGCGCGAGGGAGAAGGGGAGCAGTCGTGA
- a CDS encoding AAA family ATPase produces the protein MSSQQDPHLNAWMEPEEAPTQGHTGNPILMVHRALRGRYLLAVVIGAILAVPGALVGYNLMAPVYTSVGVINIDPAGRRLIYTTEFNEQIASFDSFVRSQATTLESPRVMQAAAKKLTEEGKLSADPSNWIRLQRAAEVSVPRGSREIYLRVTMQDPRLAKDAASTILESYASIANEEAYSMWNRQEAALENIVDMARLDRDDALARARQLAEQQGTVDLERRRLFVQQQLEAIEKQIQALEIELPSIRGTDEPEEGQVDRELTANDYAQVDPDIAALVSQRRDIEQSMSAMLSRVTERHPDYLAASDELEMVNRRIDRRQAELEELGLDLGGGVGLGGLGRRLEALKTIKEDRAAEARELAAVALEIRGYEVEAQNAQDRLDLAASELEALTTERNNSTEGRIRIAQQAELPFSPSEDRRLPLAAMGAMGGFGFALTAFAAYGLLHPRYRFVADLEEESLAPPVLGLVPQVEEGRIEDDESAQAGVHQIRSLLESVPHKGTARVIVVTSSMAAEGKSTLAAALAASMAKAGRSTLLIDADLIGRGVTGRLSARRLAGLTDRIASANDNGQIHEVEGRQNLDLMPAGVADGFDPERLSSQAMGDLLSSLRSRYDAIVVDTGPILGSLEANAVVPHVDQVVLVVARGQNTRMVRVAIDRLHRFHAGRIGLVFNRAARVDIERSTSAASISFRSRMASRPEAEQAPSVSNSA, from the coding sequence GTGAGCAGCCAGCAGGACCCGCACCTGAACGCCTGGATGGAACCCGAGGAGGCCCCGACCCAGGGGCACACGGGCAATCCCATCCTGATGGTGCATCGCGCGCTGCGCGGTCGGTACTTGCTGGCGGTCGTGATCGGCGCCATCCTGGCGGTGCCCGGCGCCTTGGTTGGCTACAACCTCATGGCCCCGGTGTACACCAGCGTTGGCGTCATCAACATCGATCCGGCCGGGCGGCGTCTGATCTACACCACCGAGTTCAATGAGCAGATCGCGTCGTTCGATTCGTTCGTGCGATCTCAGGCGACCACGCTCGAAAGCCCGCGCGTCATGCAGGCGGCCGCCAAAAAGCTGACTGAAGAAGGCAAGCTCTCGGCCGACCCGTCCAACTGGATCCGCCTCCAGCGGGCCGCCGAGGTCTCAGTACCCCGGGGGAGCCGGGAGATCTATCTGCGGGTAACCATGCAGGACCCCAGGCTGGCCAAGGACGCCGCTTCGACGATCCTGGAGTCGTACGCCAGCATCGCCAACGAAGAAGCTTACAGCATGTGGAATCGGCAGGAGGCCGCCCTAGAAAACATCGTCGACATGGCCAGGCTCGATCGCGACGACGCCCTGGCCCGGGCCCGCCAGCTCGCCGAGCAGCAGGGTACCGTCGACCTCGAACGCCGGCGACTCTTCGTCCAGCAGCAACTCGAGGCGATCGAAAAGCAGATCCAAGCGCTGGAGATCGAGCTGCCGTCGATCCGTGGGACCGACGAGCCCGAGGAAGGGCAGGTCGATCGCGAGCTGACCGCCAACGACTACGCGCAGGTCGACCCGGACATCGCGGCGCTGGTGAGCCAGCGGCGAGACATCGAGCAGTCGATGTCGGCCATGCTGTCACGCGTCACCGAGCGCCACCCCGACTACCTCGCCGCGAGCGACGAGCTGGAGATGGTCAACCGGCGCATCGATCGGCGTCAGGCCGAGCTGGAAGAGCTGGGCCTGGACCTCGGCGGTGGCGTCGGACTCGGCGGCCTCGGTCGCCGGCTGGAAGCGCTCAAGACTATCAAGGAGGATCGGGCGGCCGAGGCGCGCGAGCTTGCCGCGGTGGCGCTGGAGATCCGTGGCTACGAGGTCGAGGCCCAGAACGCCCAGGATCGGCTCGATCTGGCCGCCTCGGAGCTCGAAGCCCTGACGACCGAACGCAACAACTCGACCGAAGGCCGCATCCGCATCGCGCAGCAGGCCGAGCTGCCCTTCTCGCCCAGCGAGGACCGGCGGCTGCCGCTCGCGGCGATGGGCGCCATGGGCGGCTTCGGGTTCGCGCTCACGGCCTTCGCCGCCTACGGCCTTCTGCACCCGCGCTACCGATTCGTCGCCGACCTCGAAGAAGAGTCGCTCGCGCCGCCCGTGCTGGGCCTCGTGCCGCAGGTGGAAGAGGGCCGCATCGAAGACGACGAATCGGCCCAGGCGGGCGTGCACCAGATCCGGAGCCTGCTCGAGTCGGTGCCGCACAAGGGCACGGCTCGGGTCATCGTGGTAACCAGCTCGATGGCGGCCGAGGGCAAGAGCACGCTCGCCGCGGCGCTCGCGGCGTCGATGGCCAAGGCCGGACGCTCGACGCTGCTGATCGATGCCGACCTGATCGGCCGGGGCGTGACGGGCCGCTTGTCGGCGCGGCGGCTGGCGGGCCTGACCGATCGCATCGCGAGCGCGAACGACAACGGCCAAATCCACGAGGTCGAGGGCCGGCAGAACCTGGACCTCATGCCCGCGGGCGTCGCCGACGGCTTCGATCCCGAGCGGTTGTCGAGCCAGGCGATGGGCGACCTGCTCTCGTCGCTTCGATCCCGGTACGACGCGATCGTCGTCGATACGGGCCCGATCCTGGGCAGCCTCGAGGCCAATGCCGTCGTACCGCACGTCGACCAGGTCGTGCTCGTGGTCGCGCGCGGCCAGAACACGCGGATGGTCCGGGTCGCGATCGATCGGCTGCACCGCTTCCACGCTGGACGAATCGGACTGGTGTTCAACCGCGCCGCGCGGGTCGACATCGAACGCAGCACGAGTGCGGCGTCCATCAGCTTCCGATCTCGGATGGCGTCTCGACCCGAAGCCGAGCAGGCGCCGAGCGTTTCGAACAGCGCATGA